One segment of Pirellulales bacterium DNA contains the following:
- a CDS encoding inositol-3-phosphate synthase — MAHARIGLWLIGAKGGVATTTLTGLTALKKGLIGNAGLVSALPRFQALDLVDWKDLVVGGHDIRPGRLFDEANRMHTESRAIDADVLRQCKSELDKIEKSIRPGTILNVGPTIAKFAEGSAAARRESPRGAIERIKDDLESFRKANKLAHLIVVNVASTEPPLDPAELPQRWAELNKLLDKPQRCPLAASSLYAIAALDLGCSYVNFTPSVGATPPAIGELAIERGTRHMGYDGKTGETLLKSVLAPMFAKRNLEVMSWVGHNIFGNMDGKVLDDPVNKKSKMVSKDRLLGEILGYPPQTLVSIEYIKSLGDWKTAWDHVHFRGFLGTPMTFQFIWQGCDSLLAAPLVLDLVRFTERAWRRGDVGVLSFLAAFFKSPLGTTEHDFGLQFEMLEAWANANSS, encoded by the coding sequence ATGGCGCATGCTCGCATCGGACTCTGGTTGATCGGCGCGAAGGGAGGCGTCGCCACGACCACGCTTACCGGCCTGACCGCGCTCAAGAAAGGGCTTATCGGCAACGCCGGCCTCGTTTCCGCCCTTCCGCGTTTCCAAGCGCTCGACCTGGTCGATTGGAAGGATCTGGTGGTCGGCGGGCACGACATCCGTCCCGGCCGCTTGTTCGACGAAGCGAATCGGATGCACACGGAGAGCCGTGCGATCGATGCCGACGTTCTCCGCCAGTGCAAATCCGAGTTGGACAAGATCGAAAAGAGCATCCGGCCTGGCACGATCCTCAATGTCGGCCCGACGATCGCGAAATTTGCCGAAGGTTCGGCCGCCGCGCGGCGCGAGTCGCCGCGCGGCGCGATCGAGCGGATCAAGGACGATTTGGAGTCGTTCCGCAAGGCGAACAAGCTGGCCCATTTGATCGTGGTAAACGTCGCCTCGACGGAGCCGCCGCTCGATCCGGCCGAACTCCCACAGCGGTGGGCCGAGTTGAACAAGCTGCTCGACAAGCCGCAGCGCTGCCCCTTGGCCGCCAGTTCGCTCTATGCGATCGCGGCGCTCGACCTGGGCTGCTCGTACGTGAACTTCACGCCTTCGGTGGGCGCAACGCCGCCGGCCATCGGCGAATTGGCCATCGAGCGCGGCACGCGACACATGGGCTACGACGGCAAGACGGGTGAAACGCTGCTTAAAAGCGTGCTCGCTCCGATGTTCGCCAAACGGAACCTGGAGGTGATGAGCTGGGTCGGGCATAACATATTCGGCAACATGGACGGCAAGGTGCTCGACGACCCCGTGAACAAGAAAAGCAAAATGGTCAGTAAGGATCGTCTGCTCGGCGAGATTCTCGGCTATCCCCCGCAGACGCTGGTCTCGATCGAATACATCAAGAGCCTCGGCGATTGGAAGACGGCCTGGGACCACGTTCACTTCCGCGGCTTCCTCGGCACCCCGATGACGTTCCAATTCATCTGGCAAGGATGCGATTCACTTTTGGCGGCGCCGTTGGTGCTGGATCTGGTGCGCTTCACCGAGCGCGCATGGCGCCGCGGCGACGTGGGAGTCCTCAGCTTCCTCGCCGCGTTCTTCAAGAGCCCGCTAGGCACGACCGAACATGATTTCGGTTTGCAATTCGAGATGCTCGAAGCATGGGCGAATGCAAACTCGTCTTGA